Proteins co-encoded in one Microbacterium hydrocarbonoxydans genomic window:
- a CDS encoding sugar-binding protein, which yields MKKIIVTATALVATAAFALTGCSAERGGDTGSGSGEETAGFAADSSIGVALPDKTSENWVLAGKLFTDGLEEAGFKADVQYAPASNTVAEQQNQIQAMVTNGAKVIIIGAKDGKQLATQVQAAKDAGAYVIAYDRLIENTEAVDYYVAFDNFKVGELQGQALLDGLEARAGHAAPYNVELFSGSPDDANSAVFFDGAMSVLQDKIDDGTLNVVSGQTEIAQTATEGWLAENAQNRMDTLLTGSYSGDTVLDGVLSPNDTLARAIITSVQQAGKPVPVVTGQDSEVESVKSIMEGVQYSTINKDTTLLVEQAITMVGQLQKGETVDVNDEESYDNGAKIVPAYLLDPIIVTKENAAEAYANVPSLLEIVESYQ from the coding sequence ATGAAGAAGATCATCGTCACAGCGACAGCGCTCGTCGCGACGGCTGCCTTCGCACTCACCGGCTGCTCGGCCGAGCGAGGCGGGGACACCGGTTCGGGATCGGGCGAAGAGACCGCAGGATTCGCGGCGGACTCGTCGATCGGCGTCGCGCTTCCCGACAAGACCAGTGAGAACTGGGTCCTCGCCGGCAAGCTCTTCACCGACGGCCTGGAGGAGGCCGGCTTCAAGGCCGACGTCCAGTACGCCCCGGCCAGCAACACCGTCGCCGAGCAGCAGAACCAGATCCAGGCCATGGTCACCAACGGTGCCAAGGTCATCATCATCGGTGCGAAGGACGGCAAGCAGCTGGCCACGCAGGTGCAGGCGGCGAAGGATGCCGGCGCCTACGTGATCGCGTACGACCGTCTGATCGAGAACACCGAGGCCGTCGACTACTACGTCGCGTTCGACAACTTCAAGGTCGGTGAGCTGCAGGGTCAGGCGCTGCTCGACGGTCTCGAGGCTCGCGCCGGTCACGCAGCCCCGTACAACGTCGAGCTGTTCTCGGGCTCGCCCGACGACGCCAACTCGGCGGTCTTCTTCGACGGTGCGATGAGCGTGCTGCAGGACAAGATCGACGACGGAACGCTGAACGTCGTGTCTGGTCAGACCGAGATCGCGCAGACCGCGACCGAGGGCTGGCTCGCCGAGAACGCACAGAACCGCATGGACACGCTGCTCACCGGTTCGTACAGCGGTGACACGGTGCTCGACGGCGTCCTCTCGCCGAACGACACCCTGGCTCGCGCCATCATCACCTCGGTGCAGCAGGCGGGCAAGCCTGTTCCGGTCGTCACCGGTCAGGACTCCGAGGTCGAGTCGGTCAAGTCGATCATGGAGGGTGTGCAGTACTCCACGATCAACAAGGACACCACGCTGCTCGTCGAGCAGGCCATCACCATGGTCGGTCAGCTGCAGAAGGGCGAGACCGTCGACGTGAACGACGAGGAGTCCTACGACAACGGCGCCAAGATCGTTCCGGCATACCTGCTCGACCCGATCATCGTGACCAAGGAGAACGCGGCCGAGGCTTACGCCAACGTCCCGAGCCTCCTCGAGATCGTCGAGTCGTACCAGTAA
- a CDS encoding HNH endonuclease signature motif containing protein, with the protein MTALLDATDSQMANLAGLVESLCVAEATLSSMQAARDGLLAIAARLAIDIAKQGDHPDRGDHSIRTVAAEIAAVQRASDRTVERRMAAASELVDLFPTVWAAQGAGRISAAHSRVIVDAGSHLGDADRASYAAILLPLADVESPNRLRPLARRIAERFMPTSITSRHRKARSERRVWVTAGEDGMAALHTHAPAALVHGMFDRLSQMAHLIRTHNRSAARDARRDGREFDADERSVDEIRADLLADLVLTGTPVGHDSADTLLAEIRAHITVTIPVTTLMTGGDAECDNNDGHGGGGHGVGGHGVGGHGVGCHGVGDHGGTGQGDTRPSQCGQRRTRTPAPPAELDGVVPIDTDTARHLAGNATGWDRVFTHPFSGGALIVDRYRPSKHLRRHLRARDARCRFPGCGVPASKSDLDHTHAASTGGDTSDANLATLCRRHHVLKHHTPWHVAQGEHGVLVWTSPTGRTYTDTPPAQNTVTFDDSVGDGLGDTDTDTAAAPF; encoded by the coding sequence CGACTCCCAGATGGCGAATCTCGCCGGTCTGGTCGAATCGTTGTGCGTCGCTGAGGCCACGCTGAGCAGCATGCAGGCGGCACGCGATGGGCTCCTAGCCATAGCTGCACGGCTCGCGATCGACATCGCGAAACAGGGCGACCATCCCGATCGTGGCGACCATTCGATCCGTACGGTCGCCGCAGAGATCGCGGCGGTGCAGCGAGCCAGCGACCGCACTGTCGAACGGCGCATGGCGGCTGCGAGCGAGCTCGTCGACCTGTTTCCCACCGTCTGGGCGGCACAGGGCGCGGGGCGCATCAGCGCCGCGCACTCGCGGGTGATCGTCGACGCGGGGTCTCATCTGGGCGACGCAGACCGTGCGTCATACGCGGCGATCTTGCTGCCTCTCGCCGATGTCGAATCCCCGAACCGGTTGCGGCCGTTGGCCCGACGCATCGCGGAACGGTTCATGCCCACGTCCATCACGTCTCGGCACCGGAAGGCGCGCTCCGAACGGCGGGTATGGGTGACGGCGGGAGAAGACGGTATGGCCGCCCTGCATACACACGCCCCCGCGGCGCTCGTGCACGGAATGTTCGACCGGCTCTCACAGATGGCGCACCTGATCCGCACCCACAACCGCAGCGCCGCCCGGGATGCCCGTCGAGACGGGCGCGAGTTCGATGCCGACGAGCGCAGCGTCGACGAGATCCGCGCAGACTTGCTCGCCGACCTCGTCCTCACAGGAACCCCCGTCGGGCACGACAGCGCCGACACGTTACTCGCCGAGATCCGAGCTCACATCACCGTCACGATCCCTGTCACCACTCTGATGACCGGTGGCGACGCTGAGTGCGACAACAACGATGGTCACGGTGGCGGCGGTCACGGTGTCGGCGGTCACGGTGTCGGCGGTCACGGTGTCGGCTGTCACGGTGTCGGCGATCACGGCGGCACTGGTCAGGGTGACACTCGTCCGTCGCAGTGCGGCCAGCGGCGCACCAGAACGCCGGCGCCGCCAGCTGAACTCGACGGGGTCGTCCCGATCGACACAGATACCGCCCGACATCTCGCCGGCAACGCCACGGGATGGGACAGAGTGTTCACCCACCCATTCAGTGGTGGCGCCCTCATCGTGGACCGCTACCGGCCCAGCAAGCACCTCCGACGTCACCTTCGCGCGCGAGACGCACGATGTCGATTCCCCGGCTGTGGCGTCCCGGCGAGCAAGAGCGACCTTGACCACACCCATGCTGCTTCCACCGGCGGCGATACGAGCGATGCCAACCTCGCCACTCTCTGCCGAAGACATCACGTCCTCAAACACCACACGCCCTGGCACGTCGCACAGGGCGAGCATGGAGTGCTCGTCTGGACCAGCCCTACGGGACGCACCTACACCGACACCCCGCCCGCACAGAACACCGTCACCTTCGACGACAGCGTTGGCGACGGCCTCGGCGACACCGACACCGACACTGCGGCTGCGCCGTTCTGA